The sequence GGATTCGTCTTGCTGGGGCTGTCAGATCAGCCGAAGCTGGAGAAAATGTTCTTTATGCTCATCCTGCTCATGTACCTGGTGATCCTGCTGGGCAACGGGCTCCTCATCCTGGTGACCGTGTCTGACTCCCGCCTGCACacgcccatgtacttcttcctgggGAACCTCTCCTTCCTGGACATCTGCTACACAACCTCCTCAGTCCCCCTGGTCCTGGATGGCTTCCTCACTCCCAGGAAAACCATCTCTTTCTCAGCCTGTGCCATACAGATGTTCCTCTCTTTTGCCATGGGAGCCACAGAGTGTGTGCTTCTGGGCATGATGGCGTTTgatcgctatgtggccatctgcaaccCCCTGAGATACCCCGTGGTCATGAGAAAGGCTGTCTACGTGCCCATGGCTGTCAGCTCCTGGCTGGCTGATGGAACTAACTCCTTGGTACAGATCTCTCTAGCAGTACAATTACCCTTCTGTGGGGACAATGTCATCAACCACTTCACCTGTGAGGTCCTGGCTGTCCTGAAGCTGGCCTGTGCTGACATCTCCATCAATGTGGTCAGTATGGGGGTGGCCAATGTGATCTTCCTGGGGGTCCCAGTTCTGTTCATCTTTGTCTCCTACATCTTCATCCTCACCACCGTCCTGAGGATCCCCTCAGTTGAGGGGAGGAAaaaggccttctccacctgctctgcCCACCTCACTGTGGTGGTCATCTTCTACGGGACCATCCTCTTCATGTATGGGAAACCCAAATCCAAGGACCCCCTGGGGGCAGACAAACAAGATGTTTCAGACAAGCTCATCTCCCTCTTCTACGGGGTGTTGACCCCCATGCTCAACCCCATCATTTACAGCCTCAGAAACAAGGATGTGAAGGTCACTGTGAAGAATCTCGTGAATCAGAAATGCTTCCCTAAGTGACAGTGGGAGAAAGCAGTGAGTGTATCTTGCAGTTCTCTGCATACAGAGGATCCCCTAGGGAATGGCCACTTGGTAAGCATAGACCAGCTCCATGATCCTCCACATCAGTCTCACCACAAGACTGACCCCCAAAATGCACATATAGGTAGGGCTTTTCTGACTAACTGAAAATGGAACATCAAGTCTTTAGAATGAAGAGGGGGCTATGCTAAATCACCTAGAAGCAAGGATAAGTGACTATtacaatttattttcattctgaaaaaacaaccaataaaaattaaagctttaTACAAAATTGCTTCTTTCTTTGTTCATGTGCAGACTAGCTCCAATTTGTATGTGTAATTATGTTGTTTTCTACTCACTGTATAACGGGGAGCATGGCAGTGAGGAAAAGTCacttctttcaaaatttgtttctttttaattggaggataactactttataatattgtgtttgtttctgcccatacatcaatatgaatcagccataggtatacataagtCCCTCCCCCTTGAACTTCATTTCTGAAAAGTCATTGCTTAATTGGTGTCTAAACCAAAAACCAATCTGCCATTTTGGAAAATTACCAAAACCAAAACACCCCAAATAACAATATTTAACCccctttccactgcaggggctcaGAGTGTTTCTCAGAGCCAATTTTAGATCCGAAATATAAAATCCCAGAGCTAATTTTGGGAAACTCCTTCTTCTCCTCAGTACATAGAGCACATCTATTTCTATCCAGATTTGCAGAAGAGTTGTTTCAACACCAACTGAAATTAGATATCGCAGGCCAAGGGCAAACTTTATAAAAGTCTCTATttaatcattgttgttgttgttctgtcgctctgtcgtgtctgactctttgtgacccatggaccgcagtgtaccaggcttccctgtccttcactatctcctggagtttgctcaaactcatgtccattgggtcagtgatacTCTGAGTCCTTTCCTTTCCCTGGAATTAATGTTTGCGACCATCCAAACCTCCGTGGTCATACTTGATCATATCTAAGATTTGGGTGGGACATGGACACCACCTGCTAAAAAAATCTATCTGTAATGACCCTTGTGGTTAAAAGCATAGACTGTGGAGCCAAACTCAAGTCGAGTGCCTCGGACTATGTAACTTCAGGCACATTACAAACATTACTTAATATCATAGACTCTTGGTTTGCTAATGTGTGAAACAGTGATGATTAAACCAACACCAAGGATTTGTGGTGGGGATTAAATTAAAATGGGGcatcatatatattaaaaatgcacAGTGACCAGCAAAGAATAACCTCTCAATTAATAAATGAACGGTGtttattattaatgaaatatgttaaataattCTTTTGAGGGAGCTTCATGACACAGATAGAGTTCAAAATCACACTTAACTGGATCAATTTCAGTTTATGATTGCAACACATTTTTGGCTAGATTTCTAGCTTATGAGCCAACAATCTCATTTCTCTGGGCATTTTCCTGTCACCCCTCATCCTCATCCACAGAGATGAGGGACTCAGGTCTGTGCTGTCTGATGCTAACTCTATCTAGAACAAGCAGGTTCTTTCTGCCAGGTTTTGGGGTTTGTCATTAATGCCCAAAGACTCACTGGATCTATAACATGCAAACATGGGAGCTACAAGGAAATCATGTTTGAACATGTGTCTTGGGGAACTAACTGTACATAATAAaccaatatatattatatagtataatatacaGTTAATGTATATATTAAGTCCAGATAGGGAATAAAGTTTATTTTGGCAGAGAGTGTTAAACAGAAAACAAGTctgcaaaaataaaagaacagccAAAGAGCAAAGACAGATGAAGGCATCTTCCTGTGTTCTCAGttcttggtttccttttttccctagATCTGGCCACATTACTGCACTTTTGCCTCCAAAGGACACCCCTACATCCTGATACTAGATTCTATTTTTCACTAATCTAGATTGTTACTTGCTTTGAGGGGAGGGTAATAAAAGTCACATCTAGCACGATTACTAACTTGTGTGAAACAGATACGCTCTTTCTTGCGCATGTGCAGAGTGCCAGGCCTTGTGCCCTGCAAAAAGTCTTTTAGAAATCAGTTTCAAAATAATCATTCTGAAGTCAACATGTAGTGCTTCTTGCAGTCAATTATCCATTCCTGCTACAGTGGATTTGCTCTCTGTGGATTCTATCACCCGTAAATTTGGACCATGTCTAGGGGTTGCTGTATTACAGGAGGTCTAGGTTCAAATCTTTGCCCTCCCATATACAGCTGGGTGACCATGAGTGTGTCCTCTGTGCTTGAAAGATATTCATCTGCACAACGAAGGGGGAGGACAGGATATCCCAGGTGACCCTCAGATGTGAGTTTCCCCGAACCTGTGATTCCTTTCTCTAGTGGGATGGTCCCTTGAAGAGAACACGGCAATGTCTTACAGCAGTATTTCATTATTTGAAGCTGAGTGTGGTATCTCTCACTTCCTCAACACTCAATGTTCCAGGAGATTCTTCAGCACCTCCGTCTTCCCCACTAGGCTCAACAAACAATGAAATGATTCAGGGAGTTGATGTTATCCAACCTCTGTTATTGGTACAACTGAGAAGCCAGGATAGCAGAAGGCTATCTATGGGCTAACCATCAGGGCCTCGCATTCACAGAGGCTGATGTAGCCACTTCAGCAGCTGAATATTCAAACTGGCAGCAAGAGACCAaccttcatttgaaaagactcatcAGCCACCTGGTGGTGAGCTGATTGCATTAGACcattttccttctgcaagggacaGAGACTCACCTTGACTAAAATCAATACCTTGTCTGAGTATAGGTCATCTTTCCTCTCTGTAGGGTATTAGCAAATATCGCTCTCTGAAAGCTCGTGGAAGGCTTGATTTAACAGCATGGAATCCTGCATAAAATCTCATCAGACCAAGGGGCTCATTTACCAAAGTAGATGCTGCTGTGGAATCACGGTTAGGGGTTCCCCTGACCCTTCCACATCATGCACCACCCAGAAGTAGCTGGCCCAACACAGTTGACATAATGGCCTTTTGAAAGCTAAGGCACTAGCAGCTGCAGATGAAAATAacgagataccactacacatcatcagaatggctaaaattttagactgacaacaccaaatgttggcaaggatgtgataTGAGACATCCTATGCTTTTATGATAAGAACGTAAAAGAGTACAAATGCTTTGGCAAAAGACCTATCcatttcttagaaaactaagcGTAAACCTGTGCTATGATCTGCTATGATCCAGAATCTCATTCTCAGATATTTAACCAAGAAAAGTTGAAGTATACATCTACAAAAGGACTTGCGTGAGAGTGTTAATAATggctttattcataacagccaaaactAGAAACAGTTCAGATGTCCTTCAAGAAGGAGATGGATAAACAAAGATGTTCGtttaatgaaatactactcagtaatAGAAAGGGACAAGCTAAAAAACCATGTAAACACATGACAGATTTTAAGAACCTTATTCTGAATAAAAAAACTTgcacatgattccatttatttgatgtttctgaaaagataacacttaaaaaaagtgaaaaatattaggagactgctaataataataataataatgaggacTGACTGGTAAGGGGCACGAGAAAACTCTTGATTGTGCTGTAAGCATTCTGTAATGATAAGATTTGGTTACATGGGTGTGAACATCTATCAAAACTCATTGGATGATATATTTAAGATTTGTTTTATTATGGTTAAGAGCACAACATGATATATACTCTTTCAGCAAAATTTTAAGTGTGTATTACACTACTGTTGACTATAGGTACAATGCTGTACATGGATCTCTAGAGTTTAATCATCTGCTTAACTAGAACTTTATACCCATTTAAAGTAACTCACATAAAGTATACCCATTTAAGTAACTCACATTTGCCCCTCCTCCTGGTCACTGGCAACTACATTCCATTCTTTGATTCTATGGATTGATTTTATTAGGTTATCAATGAACTTAAGATTTATGCATTTCACTGTGAGTAGATTTTACCCAAAAGAAGTGGATTAGCAACTATCTGTCTGTCTAAATATACAGACTTTTTATAGTGACTGCTATTGGCAAGCCACAAATTTGTCTAGTACTCTTTCTAGCAGCTTCACTGTAGAGGGAAGGTGTATCCTATCGGGTGCTTGTTCTTGTATTTGTTACTATTTCTTTCCCTTAAATAACAGTGAAAAGCTCCTCTTGTAAGCGGGTCATCTGAGGGCCTGAGATTCTCTGGGCTACTTGAACTGACGGCAGAGTCTGATTTGCCAGGATAGCTTTTGGTCATGATTTTATTACGTATTTGTTGAGTTACTATTTAATTCCTATTATTTGTTGAGTCATTGTAGATGGTTGTGCTTAGTTCAGGCTCACACCTTCAGTGTAACTGAGCACATTTGTAATGACTCATAGTCTTCCTACCTTTGAAGGGCTAATTTGTAAAAGAAGAAGTAACCACATTCTgctgttgatgttcagttgctcagttgtgtgtgactcatTCTTTAGGTTATAAGCAGTTACTAAAGGGGAGAGGGTTGTATAAGGCCGTGAAATCCAGTAGGGAAGAATTACTGGGGTCATCTTAAAGGTTGCTCTCACATCCCAGATTCCACTATACTTCCTGCCCCATGATGTTTTTCAAACATATGACATACTGAGGCTGTGGAAGAAATACTCAAGCCCAAGACCCATGCCAACCTCCATCCCCAAGATGGTAAATCCCTTTCCCCATCCTTTGCCTGTCTCTTCATGTGTAAATTCTCCCTTACTGTCCCTGGCCAGAAAATATCTCCTCCTTGAAGTTTCCCCATGGCTCTGGGTGGAAGTTCCCTCAAGCGTCCAAATCATGACTTTGAGCACTTGGTTTATAAGCAGTGTGTCTGTAGAGGCTGATTCCACAATGCTGTGAACACAGAGTATTCCTAAATAATTCTTATCTCCCTAGCTGCTGATTTCAAGAAGTTAAAACATTTTGAAGTTTGTACAAATTCAAGCAGCACATGGAAATGCTTCCCCTGATCCCTTCAGTGGCCTCAGGGTGGAAACTTCCAGTAGGAACaaaggaatgagaaaaagaagcTTTTCCTGGAGCGCTTTCAGCATAATTGGATCTTGGGGACATTGTCCCAAAAGTATAAAAAGTTCTCTGACTTTGTATGCTTCCATTTCCAAACTTTTAATCACTTTGGGGAACATAATAGTCCCAACTGCAGTTCTGATTTCAAATTGTCTTCTACATGGACTGGTTGTTCTTTAGAAAGTTTGCCTAAAACACAGAAGTAAGACAGAGTGGGAGGAACTGGCTTTCACCCCTTCTTCTCATCAGAGCTGGATATCTCAGCCTGGACCTTTCAAACTAGTGATGATATTTCTGGCCCATATACTGTTCCTGGGTTATAGGGACCCTTTCTCAGTAGGTTCCTAAAAAAGGTAAGTGAGGGTTCTTATAAAAGTAATCCTCAACCTTTTATCAGCGCAGGGGTATTTCCAACTTCTGACTTGATTTTTCAAAGCTGCTGGGGCTTGGAAAGGGAGGAAATGAAACAATTTCAGTGATATCACAAAGACCAAGGGCCATTCAAAACCCCCTGGATAGAAAAACCTAGATGGCAAGAAGCCTCTGAAACTTTTGTCTCATTTCATGGATTCCTCTAACTTCAGAGGCAGCCCTAGGATGAGATGGTCCCACAGTTTCAGAGCCTCTTCTGTGCAACTCCAGGGAGCACCATTCACACTATAGCCACAGAAATGGCTGAAGCTGTCCTGCTGTTACGCTCCAGAGGTGCCATCTATGTTGCCTACAATGAAAACAGTTTCTGGGAACTGCTCAATGGCCTGGCTCTGGCGGGCCTCATGGGCTGAACAACTCAGGCTTTCTGAGCCCTCCTGGCCCGTTTCAACAAGCACAGCTCTACTTTATACTTGATGTGatgtgtgctgtgctaaatcacttcagtcatgtctgactctttgtgaccccatggagagtagcctgccaggctcctctgtccatgggattctctaggcaagaatactggagtggattgccgtgccctcctccaagggatcttcctgactcagagatcgaacccacatttcttacgtctcctgtatggcaggaagtggttctttaccactagggccacctgagaagcccacaaacTTGCAACAAATAGTAAATAAGCCAGTGATTAATGCACGGTATAATGAATATAGACAGCAGTACTGTACTATAATTATGTGATGTGATAAATATCACGACACcaatcatattgcaatatataaatgtatcagagtaacacattgtacaccttatATTTACGTGTTATATGTCAAACATATtcaagactggaaaaaaaaaaagaagaaaaaaatcactgttttagTTATCTAAGAGAACTAGATTTCCAGAAACTGTGACCCACTGTGGATTTCTGGAGACAGTCCTCTCTCTGTCTTCATAGAACATCAGGTTCAAACTATTAGGAACATAACAGCATTTCCAGATCACAAAGTTACCATGGAGACCGGCCCAAGTTCTCCAAGTTCAGTGTCCTTTGTCCTTAAAAGCCCAGCTAGATTCTACGCCACTTAGGATTACTTCATGACCCCTGTTCTACGCATACACTGCATGCCCATTTGGATGTCCTGGCCTCTCCAAAATCCTTCTGCTTACCCTCTCTGACAGGCTGTGAAGCCGTTTATGCCTGGGCCATGGGTCACCCCTGTTCCTCACAGGAATTCTCACACCTATATACCAGGTGATCAACAGGTGTTTTGATGAGTGGATCAATGTTCaaacatggatggatggatggatggatgaaagaaTGGACAAGACAGGTGGTTggacagacagatgaatggatagccCTGGAGTTTGCATTGCTCAGGAGGAAAAGAGGTCTTGGGAACAATAAGAATATGTTTTCTGTGAAAATGATCTGGAGAAACAGAATGAGTATTCACAGCTAATGATTTCCCTAGTACCGAGCACAAATTGGAAGAATATGGAGCAAACTTAAAACTCATTTTTCCAGCTAAAGTTTAATGAGATCAATTGCCATATAGCACATAGAACCACTTAAACGAATGTGTTGTGTATACTGTCTCTGATCAAATGCATTAAATAATCAGAATCGTCATTTTAAACATTGTAAATTTGATATTCTATGACTCCAAGgtagtttctaattttattgattctttttttttttggaaacaaatagagaCTGCTTTCAGAATTGTTTTCTAATCATTCAGCCAGACTGGAACTCCTGACCAGATGCCCTGGATCTGTGTGAGACAACAGATGTGGACTCTGTATCACTGAGCATTTTATTCAGTTGAAAGAGGATACATACCATGGAAAGTGCCAACCAGACAGCCTCTGTGACAGAGTTCATTCTCCTGGGCCTCTCGGCCCACCCAAAGCTGGAGAAAACGTTCTTTATGCTCATCCTGCTCATGTACCTGGTGATCCTGCTGGGCAACGGGGTCCTCATCCTGGTGAGCATCCTTGACTCCCGCCTACACacgcccatgtacttcttcctgggGAACCTCTCCTTCCTGGACATCTGCTACACAACCTCCTCAGTGCCCCTCATCCTTGACAGCTTCCTGACCCCCAGGAAAACCATCCCCTCCTCAGCCTGTGCTGTGCAGATGTTCCTCTCCTTTGCCATGGGAGCTACGGAGTGTGTGCTTCTGGGCATGATGGCATTTgatcgctatgtggccatctgcaaccCCCTGAGGTACCCCGTGGTCATGAGCAGGGCTGTCTATGTGCCCATGGCTGCTGGCTCCTGGGCTCTTGGTGGTGTTGCTTCCCTGGTTCACACATCCTTGGCGATTCAGCTGCCCTTCTGTGGGGCCAATGTCATCAACCACTTCGCCTGTGAGATCCTGGCTGTCCTGAGGTTGGCCTGTGCTGACATCTCCATCAATGTGATCAGCATGGGGGTGACCAATGTGATCTTCCTGGGGGTCCCAGTTCTGCTCATCTTTGTCTCCTACATTTTCATCCTCACCACCATCCTGAGGATCCCTTCAGCTGAGGGGAGGAAaaaggccttctccacctgctctgcCCACCTCACAGTTGTTGTCATCTTCTACGGGACCATCCTCTTCATGTATGGGAAGCCCAAATCCAAGGACCCCCTGGGGGCAGACAAACAGGACCTTGGAGACAAGCTCACCTCCCTCTTCTATGGGGTGGTGACCCCCATGCTCAACCCCATCATCTACAGCCTCAGGAACAAGGATGTGAAGGCTGCTGTGAGGAACCTGGTGAGTCAGAAATGCTTCACCTGGTGATGTTTGGAGGACAGATGTTCCTGCAGTTCTGTGTCTCTTGGCTGCTTTCACTCGTGAATCGCAGAAGAATGTGCCTCCCAAAGAAGATATGTGTAAAGAGTCATCACCGGAAAATCGAATTACACATACAAGGGAGAATTTTAGCCATTACTGGactcaattaaaaattgaaaCCACGAAACCTAAAACCTGATGGGAGTGTGACTTGAGGGGATGGAAGTGGAATGAAGCTGAAAGAACAATTTGTGATGTTCCTGCTTCTCTACTGGGCAGGTCTGAATTCACCTTTGTGAGCAAGTTGCTCCTTTGCTTTGAGAAAAACAGACTAATTTACCTTTGTGTTACATAAAGATTCAAAATCCTGCTCTAAAAGGAGGCACTGAAGCCAGTGTGGAGTGAAATTTCATGACACAGCAGTGGAAAAAATAGTCTTCCCTGTAGGTGAAATGGCACGTCttcacatattatttttcttggAGGCAAGGTTGAGACTGGATATGAGAAAGAAGCTGTCTCTGAGACTGAGAAGTTGGGACCTTGTAGATTACACACAGGGCGCTTCTTCTGAGGGCAAGTAAGGTGAATCCTGCAACACGTGTGTGGAGGGTCTTCGCCTCGCATCTGGATACAAGCTTTGTGTTC is a genomic window of Cervus canadensis isolate Bull #8, Minnesota chromosome 14, ASM1932006v1, whole genome shotgun sequence containing:
- the LOC122453096 gene encoding olfactory receptor 13C7 yields the protein MESANQTASVTEFILLGLSAHPKLEKTFFMLILLMYLVILLGNGVLILVSILDSRLHTPMYFFLGNLSFLDICYTTSSVPLILDSFLTPRKTIPSSACAVQMFLSFAMGATECVLLGMMAFDRYVAICNPLRYPVVMSRAVYVPMAAGSWALGGVASLVHTSLAIQLPFCGANVINHFACEILAVLRLACADISINVISMGVTNVIFLGVPVLLIFVSYIFILTTILRIPSAEGRKKAFSTCSAHLTVVVIFYGTILFMYGKPKSKDPLGADKQDLGDKLTSLFYGVVTPMLNPIIYSLRNKDVKAAVRNLVSQKCFTW